Genomic DNA from Jejubacter calystegiae:
ATCCTCGCGCAGCGCCGCTCGCAGACCGGCGCTAAAGTCCGGACAGTGTTCCCCTATTTCTCGCTGCTGCACCAGGCTACGTCTTGAGCGATGAATAAATTCGATGGGATCTTCCAGAGTCAGAATATGGCGCGCATGGTGGCTATTAATATGATCCACCATAGCGGCCAGGGTGGTGGACTTACCACTGCCGGTAGCGCCGGTCACCAGCAGCAGCCCACCGTCGCTTTCCAGCAATGCCGGGATCGATGGCGGCACGTCAAGCTGTGCCAGCTGCGGCGCATTCTCCGGCAGTAGCCTCAACGCCAGCGACACGCCATCGCACTGGCGAAAAGCGCTGGCGCGCAGCCGCCGCCCGTCCTTCAGCGTTACCGCAAAATCCAGCTGTCCGCAGCTATCGAACTGCGCCCGCTGAACCGGGCTCAGCCACATCTGTAGCAGGCTTTCCGGCTCCGGCGCGCCGCCGGGTAGCTCTTCCAGCCCCCCCTGGCGTCGCCAGCGGGCAGGCTGACGCGCGCACAGGTGTAGATCCGAGACGTAATGCTTTACACTATGGGCCACTATTTGGGTCACGATTTCTTCCATGTTATGACATCCCAGGCATCAATGAACGACATTGCCCACAACCTGGCACAGGTTCAGCGCAAAATCTCCGACTCTGCCGAGCGTTGCGGGCGGTCTCCAGAAGAAGTTACGCTGCTTGCAGTCAGCAAAACCAAACCTGCGAGCGCTATCGAACAAGCCGTCGCCGCCGGTCAGCGAGCCTTTGGCGAGAACTACGTTCAGGAAGGGGTGGAGAAGATTCTCCATTTCAATGCGTGCGGTGCTAACAATCTGATATGGCACTTTATCGGTCCGCTCCAGTCCAACAAAAGCCGCCTGGTGGCCGAACACTTCGACTGGTGCCACACCGTGGATCGCCTGCGTATCGCAACCCGACTGAACGACCAGCGTCCGGCAGAGATGGCGCCGCTGAACGTGCTGATTCAGGTCAACATCAGTGACGAACAGAGTAAATCCGGTATTGCGTTGGAAGAGCTGGACGCCCTGGCAGCCCAGGTCGCACAACTGCCGCGCCTGACGCTGCGCGGGCTGATGGCGATTCCGGCGCCGGAAAGTGACTGGCAGCGCCAGTTTGCCGTGGCGAGCCAAATGGCTGTAGCATTTACGCGGCTAAAAGAGCGATATTCCACCGTGGATACGCTATCGCTGGGCATGACCGATGACATGGACGCGGCTATCGCGGCTGGTAGCACCATGGTGCGCATTGGAACCGCCATTTTCGGCGCGCGGGACTATTCCTCGCGCCAGCCACAATAATTACAGAGGAACACCATGCTGACGTTGACTTTCATTGTCAAAACGCTGATCGACCTGTATGTCATGGTACTGCTGCTGCGCATCTGGATGCAGTGGTCGCGCTGCGATTTTTATAACCCTTTTTCACAGTTCATTGTCAAAGTTACCCAGCCGATTATCGGGCCGCTGCGCCGCATTATTCCGGCGATGGGCCCTATCGATAGCGCCTCGCTGCTGCTGGCCTTCCTGCTGACCACGCTGAAGTACCCTATT
This window encodes:
- a CDS encoding YggS family pyridoxal phosphate-dependent enzyme, producing the protein MNDIAHNLAQVQRKISDSAERCGRSPEEVTLLAVSKTKPASAIEQAVAAGQRAFGENYVQEGVEKILHFNACGANNLIWHFIGPLQSNKSRLVAEHFDWCHTVDRLRIATRLNDQRPAEMAPLNVLIQVNISDEQSKSGIALEELDALAAQVAQLPRLTLRGLMAIPAPESDWQRQFAVASQMAVAFTRLKERYSTVDTLSLGMTDDMDAAIAAGSTMVRIGTAIFGARDYSSRQPQ
- a CDS encoding type IV pilus twitching motility protein PilT, with protein sequence MEEIVTQIVAHSVKHYVSDLHLCARQPARWRRQGGLEELPGGAPEPESLLQMWLSPVQRAQFDSCGQLDFAVTLKDGRRLRASAFRQCDGVSLALRLLPENAPQLAQLDVPPSIPALLESDGGLLLVTGATGSGKSTTLAAMVDHINSHHARHILTLEDPIEFIHRSRRSLVQQREIGEHCPDFSAGLRAALREDPDVILLGELRDEQSIRLALTAAETGHLVLATLHTRGAPQAIERLLDGFSAAEQGRVRSQLAGSLRAVLAQKLVAARDGGRVALFELMINIPAVASLIREGKLHQLPTVLHTGKQYGMQTFNQSMAQRREQGVIAATLPFPP